The Puntigrus tetrazona isolate hp1 chromosome 16, ASM1883169v1, whole genome shotgun sequence genome includes a region encoding these proteins:
- the rgl2 gene encoding ral guanine nucleotide dissociation stimulator-like 2 isoform X3 gives MLPRSMKTSGVELPGVGPREVPLIGYRPLQPQVDGQKDQLGMENENREEDHTQGEPSPMKTTWYCPLDLSTVSEMEEDGIIYTVVVKQGHSSPARPQSSASRSQHVKAGTEEKLVLHLLHSFSMGDSSFISIFLSTYRSFTSTQRVLDILTDRLGNPPGESNGNTRQMFNKAVCTVFSTWMSDYPEDFRSLNDPSCLLRLAPLLPTDTLGAEIKGRLLRIAEELSEKTLLSGSLSDPTKGMTFPPDPSEFDATSILGFPSSVIAEQLTRIETDLFLKLVPYHCLGSLWSQRDKKGQEGACWSVRATIKQFNRLANAVTASCLWNTGLKSQQRARLLEKWISVAEACRSRKNFSSLYAILSALQSNPIHRLRKTWQETDREAVRRYEELSDIFSEKDNYSQSRELLKEEGTSKFSNADTKINNRRFTGNGFINLDKRRREFEVIAQIRLLQSSCRNSIFRTDETFVQWYHSVPTLREEESYKLSNQIEAPGEPSPGRGLNPTVIITQCPDALSAVANSTMDADGIFDFPSPVNHLLSRLYKHVKSPSVSCLDVDSSPPPNDATPSVLTTPTTAVKSHRRSVSCGNNPTNNKKEAGPDIRIVRIRMDLHDGNLYRSILVTSNDKTPTVISSALEKHNQNAQEASKYELIQLLPEGKELLIPPTGNVFYAMSSASVDFLLRRRGGNTPTGSPTLGNETSATFPRIKAKGRRLVRTLF, from the exons GGGGAGCCGTCCCCGATGAAGACCACATGGTACTGTCCACTGGACCTG TCCACTGTGTCTGAAATGGAGGAAGACGGTATCATCTACACTGTGGTGGTAAAACAAGGGCACAGTTCCCCCGCCCGCCCGCAG TCCTCAGCATCCCGCTCTCAGCACGTCAAAGCAGGGACAGAGGAAAAGCTGGTCCTCCATCTCCTTCATTCCTTCTCCATGGGCGACTCCTCCTTCATCTCCATCTTCCTCTCCACCTATCGCTCCTTCACCTCCACCCAGAGAGTGCTGGACATCCTGACAGACAG GTTGGGAAATCCTCCTGGGGAGAGCAATGGTAACACCCGTCAGATGTTTAACAA GGCGGTGTGTACAGTGTTCAGCACATGGATGAGCGACTATCCCGAGGACTTCCGCTCTCTGAACGACCCTTCCTGTCTGCTACGCTTGGCCCCCCTGCTTCCCACAGACACCTTGGGCGCAGAAATCAAAGGCCGACTGCTGAGGATCGCAGAGGAGCTGAGTGAGAAAACCCTGCTGTCCGGCTCACTATCAG ATCCTACCAAAGGCATGACATTTCCTCCTGATCCCTCTGAGTTTGATGCCACCAGCATCCTGGGCTTTCCATCCAGTGTGATCGCAGAGCAGCTGACCAGGATCGAGACT GATCTGTTTCTGAAGCTGGTGCCCTATCACTGTCTGGGGTCTCTGTGGTCTCAGAGAGATAAGAAGGGCCAGGAAGGAGCGTGCTGGTCGGTCAGAGCCACTATCAAACAGTTTAATCGCTTAGCAAACGCCGTCACAGCCTCGTGTTTGTGGAACACGGGTCTGAAGAGCCAACAGAGGGCCAGACTGCTGGAGAAGTGGATCAGCGTCGCAGAG GCCTGCAGAAGCAGGAAGAACTTCTCCTCGCTGTACGCCATCCTGTCAGCACTGCAGAGCAACCCCATCCACAGACTGAGAAAGACCTGGCAGGAGACAGACAG AGAAGCTGTGAGGAGATACGAGGAACTTTCTGACATCTTCTCAGAGAAAGACAACTACTCCCAGAGCCGCGAGCTACTCAAAGAG GAGGGGACTTCCAAATTTTCAAACGCTGACACTAAAATCAACAACAGGAGATTCACGGGG AACGGCTTCATCAACCTCGATAAAAGACGACGG GAGTTTGAAGTCATCGCTCAAATTCGCCTCCTTCAGTCTTCATGTAGAAACAGCATTTTCAGAACGGACGAGACGTTCGTTCAGTGGTATCACAGCGTACCTACTCTGCGTGAAGAGGAAAG ctataAGCTGTCCAATCAGATTGAAGCACCGGGCGAGCCGAGTCCTGGCCGAGGCCTGAATCCTACAGTGATCATCACACAGTGCCCAGA CGCTCTCTCAGCCGTGGCAAATTCGACAATGGATGCTGATGGCATATTTGACTTCCCGTCTCCTGTCAATCACCTGCTCTCCAGGCTTTACAAG CATGTGAAATCTCCATCCGTTTCCTGTCTGGATGTTGATTCGTCACCGCCGCCCAATGATGCCACGCCCTCCGTCCTGACCACGCCCACTACAGCTGTCAAATCACATCGGCGATCCGTCTCCTGCGGCAACAACCCCACCAATAATAAGAAAGAGGCGGGGCCTGACATAAGAATCGTCAGGATACGGATGGATCTACACGATGGCAACTTATACAGAAGCATTCTG GTCACCAGTAATGATAAAACACCCACTGTAATCAGTTCTGCATTAGAGAAGCACAACCAGAATGCTCAAGAAGCCTCCAAATACGAGCTGATCCAACTACTGCCGGAGGGGAAAG AGTTATTAATACCACCCACAGGAAACGTCTTCTATGCCATGTCTTCAGCTAGCGTCGACTTCCTGttgaggagaagaggaggaaatACACCAACAGGGTCTCCGACTCTTGGCAACGAAACCAGCGCAACCTTTCCACGAATCAAAGCCAAGGGCAGAAGACTAGTCCGGACtctattttaa
- the rgl2 gene encoding ral guanine nucleotide dissociation stimulator-like 2 isoform X1, with protein MLPRSMKTSGVELPGVGPREVPLIGYRPLQPQVDGQKDQLGMENENREEDHTQGEPSPMKTTWYCPLDLSTVSEMEEDGIIYTVVVKQGHSSPARPQSSASRSQHVKAGTEEKLVLHLLHSFSMGDSSFISIFLSTYRSFTSTQRVLDILTDRLGNPPGESNGNTRQMFNKAVCTVFSTWMSDYPEDFRSLNDPSCLLRLAPLLPTDTLGAEIKGRLLRIAEELSEKTLLSGSLSDPTKGMTFPPDPSEFDATSILGFPSSVIAEQLTRIETDLFLKLVPYHCLGSLWSQRDKKGQEGACWSVRATIKQFNRLANAVTASCLWNTGLKSQQRARLLEKWISVAEACRSRKNFSSLYAILSALQSNPIHRLRKTWQETDREAVRRYEELSDIFSEKDNYSQSRELLKEEGTSKFSNADTKINNRRFTGSCAQGTVPYLGIFLRDLTMLDTAVKDRLENGFINLDKRRREFEVIAQIRLLQSSCRNSIFRTDETFVQWYHSVPTLREEESYKLSNQIEAPGEPSPGRGLNPTVIITQCPDALSAVANSTMDADGIFDFPSPVNHLLSRLYKHVKSPSVSCLDVDSSPPPNDATPSVLTTPTTAVKSHRRSVSCGNNPTNNKKEAGPDIRIVRIRMDLHDGNLYRSILVTSNDKTPTVISSALEKHNQNAQEASKYELIQLLPEGKELLIPPTGNVFYAMSSASVDFLLRRRGGNTPTGSPTLGNETSATFPRIKAKGRRLVRTLF; from the exons GGGGAGCCGTCCCCGATGAAGACCACATGGTACTGTCCACTGGACCTG TCCACTGTGTCTGAAATGGAGGAAGACGGTATCATCTACACTGTGGTGGTAAAACAAGGGCACAGTTCCCCCGCCCGCCCGCAG TCCTCAGCATCCCGCTCTCAGCACGTCAAAGCAGGGACAGAGGAAAAGCTGGTCCTCCATCTCCTTCATTCCTTCTCCATGGGCGACTCCTCCTTCATCTCCATCTTCCTCTCCACCTATCGCTCCTTCACCTCCACCCAGAGAGTGCTGGACATCCTGACAGACAG GTTGGGAAATCCTCCTGGGGAGAGCAATGGTAACACCCGTCAGATGTTTAACAA GGCGGTGTGTACAGTGTTCAGCACATGGATGAGCGACTATCCCGAGGACTTCCGCTCTCTGAACGACCCTTCCTGTCTGCTACGCTTGGCCCCCCTGCTTCCCACAGACACCTTGGGCGCAGAAATCAAAGGCCGACTGCTGAGGATCGCAGAGGAGCTGAGTGAGAAAACCCTGCTGTCCGGCTCACTATCAG ATCCTACCAAAGGCATGACATTTCCTCCTGATCCCTCTGAGTTTGATGCCACCAGCATCCTGGGCTTTCCATCCAGTGTGATCGCAGAGCAGCTGACCAGGATCGAGACT GATCTGTTTCTGAAGCTGGTGCCCTATCACTGTCTGGGGTCTCTGTGGTCTCAGAGAGATAAGAAGGGCCAGGAAGGAGCGTGCTGGTCGGTCAGAGCCACTATCAAACAGTTTAATCGCTTAGCAAACGCCGTCACAGCCTCGTGTTTGTGGAACACGGGTCTGAAGAGCCAACAGAGGGCCAGACTGCTGGAGAAGTGGATCAGCGTCGCAGAG GCCTGCAGAAGCAGGAAGAACTTCTCCTCGCTGTACGCCATCCTGTCAGCACTGCAGAGCAACCCCATCCACAGACTGAGAAAGACCTGGCAGGAGACAGACAG AGAAGCTGTGAGGAGATACGAGGAACTTTCTGACATCTTCTCAGAGAAAGACAACTACTCCCAGAGCCGCGAGCTACTCAAAGAG GAGGGGACTTCCAAATTTTCAAACGCTGACACTAAAATCAACAACAGGAGATTCACGGGG TCATGTGCTCAGGGTACTGTGCCATACCTGGGCATCTTCCTCAGAGATCTCACCATGCTGGACACTGCTGTCAAAGACCGATTAGAG AACGGCTTCATCAACCTCGATAAAAGACGACGG GAGTTTGAAGTCATCGCTCAAATTCGCCTCCTTCAGTCTTCATGTAGAAACAGCATTTTCAGAACGGACGAGACGTTCGTTCAGTGGTATCACAGCGTACCTACTCTGCGTGAAGAGGAAAG ctataAGCTGTCCAATCAGATTGAAGCACCGGGCGAGCCGAGTCCTGGCCGAGGCCTGAATCCTACAGTGATCATCACACAGTGCCCAGA CGCTCTCTCAGCCGTGGCAAATTCGACAATGGATGCTGATGGCATATTTGACTTCCCGTCTCCTGTCAATCACCTGCTCTCCAGGCTTTACAAG CATGTGAAATCTCCATCCGTTTCCTGTCTGGATGTTGATTCGTCACCGCCGCCCAATGATGCCACGCCCTCCGTCCTGACCACGCCCACTACAGCTGTCAAATCACATCGGCGATCCGTCTCCTGCGGCAACAACCCCACCAATAATAAGAAAGAGGCGGGGCCTGACATAAGAATCGTCAGGATACGGATGGATCTACACGATGGCAACTTATACAGAAGCATTCTG GTCACCAGTAATGATAAAACACCCACTGTAATCAGTTCTGCATTAGAGAAGCACAACCAGAATGCTCAAGAAGCCTCCAAATACGAGCTGATCCAACTACTGCCGGAGGGGAAAG AGTTATTAATACCACCCACAGGAAACGTCTTCTATGCCATGTCTTCAGCTAGCGTCGACTTCCTGttgaggagaagaggaggaaatACACCAACAGGGTCTCCGACTCTTGGCAACGAAACCAGCGCAACCTTTCCACGAATCAAAGCCAAGGGCAGAAGACTAGTCCGGACtctattttaa
- the rgl2 gene encoding ral guanine nucleotide dissociation stimulator-like 2 isoform X2 encodes MKRPEGDGVLWQTLRISRKLADLCLSGLAELKGEPSPMKTTWYCPLDLSTVSEMEEDGIIYTVVVKQGHSSPARPQSSASRSQHVKAGTEEKLVLHLLHSFSMGDSSFISIFLSTYRSFTSTQRVLDILTDRLGNPPGESNGNTRQMFNKAVCTVFSTWMSDYPEDFRSLNDPSCLLRLAPLLPTDTLGAEIKGRLLRIAEELSEKTLLSGSLSDPTKGMTFPPDPSEFDATSILGFPSSVIAEQLTRIETDLFLKLVPYHCLGSLWSQRDKKGQEGACWSVRATIKQFNRLANAVTASCLWNTGLKSQQRARLLEKWISVAEACRSRKNFSSLYAILSALQSNPIHRLRKTWQETDREAVRRYEELSDIFSEKDNYSQSRELLKEEGTSKFSNADTKINNRRFTGSCAQGTVPYLGIFLRDLTMLDTAVKDRLENGFINLDKRRREFEVIAQIRLLQSSCRNSIFRTDETFVQWYHSVPTLREEESYKLSNQIEAPGEPSPGRGLNPTVIITQCPDALSAVANSTMDADGIFDFPSPVNHLLSRLYKHVKSPSVSCLDVDSSPPPNDATPSVLTTPTTAVKSHRRSVSCGNNPTNNKKEAGPDIRIVRIRMDLHDGNLYRSILVTSNDKTPTVISSALEKHNQNAQEASKYELIQLLPEGKELLIPPTGNVFYAMSSASVDFLLRRRGGNTPTGSPTLGNETSATFPRIKAKGRRLVRTLF; translated from the exons ATGAAAAGGCCTGAAGGAGATGGAGTTCTCTGGCAAACTCTAAGGATTTCCAGGAAGTTGGCAGATCTCTGCCTGTCTGGACTCGCCGAGTTGAAG GGGGAGCCGTCCCCGATGAAGACCACATGGTACTGTCCACTGGACCTG TCCACTGTGTCTGAAATGGAGGAAGACGGTATCATCTACACTGTGGTGGTAAAACAAGGGCACAGTTCCCCCGCCCGCCCGCAG TCCTCAGCATCCCGCTCTCAGCACGTCAAAGCAGGGACAGAGGAAAAGCTGGTCCTCCATCTCCTTCATTCCTTCTCCATGGGCGACTCCTCCTTCATCTCCATCTTCCTCTCCACCTATCGCTCCTTCACCTCCACCCAGAGAGTGCTGGACATCCTGACAGACAG GTTGGGAAATCCTCCTGGGGAGAGCAATGGTAACACCCGTCAGATGTTTAACAA GGCGGTGTGTACAGTGTTCAGCACATGGATGAGCGACTATCCCGAGGACTTCCGCTCTCTGAACGACCCTTCCTGTCTGCTACGCTTGGCCCCCCTGCTTCCCACAGACACCTTGGGCGCAGAAATCAAAGGCCGACTGCTGAGGATCGCAGAGGAGCTGAGTGAGAAAACCCTGCTGTCCGGCTCACTATCAG ATCCTACCAAAGGCATGACATTTCCTCCTGATCCCTCTGAGTTTGATGCCACCAGCATCCTGGGCTTTCCATCCAGTGTGATCGCAGAGCAGCTGACCAGGATCGAGACT GATCTGTTTCTGAAGCTGGTGCCCTATCACTGTCTGGGGTCTCTGTGGTCTCAGAGAGATAAGAAGGGCCAGGAAGGAGCGTGCTGGTCGGTCAGAGCCACTATCAAACAGTTTAATCGCTTAGCAAACGCCGTCACAGCCTCGTGTTTGTGGAACACGGGTCTGAAGAGCCAACAGAGGGCCAGACTGCTGGAGAAGTGGATCAGCGTCGCAGAG GCCTGCAGAAGCAGGAAGAACTTCTCCTCGCTGTACGCCATCCTGTCAGCACTGCAGAGCAACCCCATCCACAGACTGAGAAAGACCTGGCAGGAGACAGACAG AGAAGCTGTGAGGAGATACGAGGAACTTTCTGACATCTTCTCAGAGAAAGACAACTACTCCCAGAGCCGCGAGCTACTCAAAGAG GAGGGGACTTCCAAATTTTCAAACGCTGACACTAAAATCAACAACAGGAGATTCACGGGG TCATGTGCTCAGGGTACTGTGCCATACCTGGGCATCTTCCTCAGAGATCTCACCATGCTGGACACTGCTGTCAAAGACCGATTAGAG AACGGCTTCATCAACCTCGATAAAAGACGACGG GAGTTTGAAGTCATCGCTCAAATTCGCCTCCTTCAGTCTTCATGTAGAAACAGCATTTTCAGAACGGACGAGACGTTCGTTCAGTGGTATCACAGCGTACCTACTCTGCGTGAAGAGGAAAG ctataAGCTGTCCAATCAGATTGAAGCACCGGGCGAGCCGAGTCCTGGCCGAGGCCTGAATCCTACAGTGATCATCACACAGTGCCCAGA CGCTCTCTCAGCCGTGGCAAATTCGACAATGGATGCTGATGGCATATTTGACTTCCCGTCTCCTGTCAATCACCTGCTCTCCAGGCTTTACAAG CATGTGAAATCTCCATCCGTTTCCTGTCTGGATGTTGATTCGTCACCGCCGCCCAATGATGCCACGCCCTCCGTCCTGACCACGCCCACTACAGCTGTCAAATCACATCGGCGATCCGTCTCCTGCGGCAACAACCCCACCAATAATAAGAAAGAGGCGGGGCCTGACATAAGAATCGTCAGGATACGGATGGATCTACACGATGGCAACTTATACAGAAGCATTCTG GTCACCAGTAATGATAAAACACCCACTGTAATCAGTTCTGCATTAGAGAAGCACAACCAGAATGCTCAAGAAGCCTCCAAATACGAGCTGATCCAACTACTGCCGGAGGGGAAAG AGTTATTAATACCACCCACAGGAAACGTCTTCTATGCCATGTCTTCAGCTAGCGTCGACTTCCTGttgaggagaagaggaggaaatACACCAACAGGGTCTCCGACTCTTGGCAACGAAACCAGCGCAACCTTTCCACGAATCAAAGCCAAGGGCAGAAGACTAGTCCGGACtctattttaa